The following coding sequences lie in one Pseudomonas svalbardensis genomic window:
- the lepB gene encoding signal peptidase I, whose amino-acid sequence MSLNFPLLLVIAVFVCGLLALLDLVFLAPRRRAAINSYQGSVSQADMVVVEKLNKEPLLVEYGKSFFPVLFIVLVLRSFLVEPFQIPSGSMKPTLDVGDFILVNKFSYGIRLPVIDKKVIEVGDPQRGDVMVFRYPSDPNVNYIKRVVGLPGDQIRYTADKRLFVNGESIAEQLVGSEPGTLGSAELYKEKLGVAEHLIRKEMSRYRATPDRSWTVPAGHYFMMGDNRDNSNDSRYWDDPSIPKDLLGMVPDKNIVGKAFAVWMSWPEPKLSHLPNFSRVGLIK is encoded by the coding sequence ATGTCACTAAATTTCCCGCTGTTGCTGGTCATCGCCGTGTTCGTCTGCGGCCTGTTGGCGTTGCTCGATCTGGTTTTCCTGGCGCCACGGCGCCGGGCTGCCATCAACTCCTATCAGGGGAGTGTCAGCCAGGCTGACATGGTGGTCGTCGAGAAACTGAACAAAGAGCCGCTGCTGGTCGAATACGGCAAGTCGTTCTTCCCGGTGTTGTTCATCGTGCTGGTACTGCGTTCGTTCCTGGTGGAACCGTTCCAGATTCCTTCCGGCTCGATGAAACCGACCCTGGACGTTGGCGACTTCATTCTGGTGAACAAGTTTTCTTACGGGATCCGCTTGCCGGTGATCGACAAGAAAGTCATCGAAGTGGGTGATCCACAGCGCGGCGATGTGATGGTGTTCCGCTACCCGAGCGATCCGAACGTCAACTACATTAAACGTGTGGTGGGCCTGCCGGGTGACCAGATTCGTTACACCGCCGACAAGCGTCTGTTCGTCAACGGTGAATCGATTGCCGAACAACTGGTCGGCTCCGAGCCGGGCACGTTGGGCAGCGCTGAGCTCTACAAGGAAAAACTCGGTGTCGCCGAGCACCTGATCCGCAAGGAAATGAGCCGTTACCGCGCAACGCCGGACCGTTCGTGGACCGTGCCTGCCGGGCACTACTTCATGATGGGCGACAACCGCGACAACTCGAACGACAGTCGCTACTGGGATGATCCGAGCATTCCCAAGGATCTGCTGGGCATGGTTCCCGACAAGAATATCGTCGGCAAGGCCTTCGCAGTCTGGATGAGCTGGCCGGAACCTAAACTCAGTCACCTGCCGAATTTCTCGCGGGTTGGCCTGATCAAGTAA